Proteins co-encoded in one alpha proteobacterium HIMB5 genomic window:
- a CDS encoding DNA sulfur modification protein DndD (TIGRFAM: DNA sulfur modification protein DndD), producing MIFENLVINNFGVYSGKQNFDLSTKSKKPVILIGALNGSGKTTFLQAIDFVLYGKFSNYFYSQKLSYENFLNKNVNKQNFEEGAQIELTFSRKYKGKKQKFKLSRNWKQIGKKMKEEFFVFIDDQYDEDITKDWDNFVDQILPSRVASLFFFDGEKIEQLADLDQSKQVLKKAINSLLGLEIVDQLNLDVEEFQRRSALELKDEKEKVRINEIEEQISKHQNEIKGIDERIVKIQDQLTKVQYDIRQTDITLSQKGIAYYEKEKEYKKEQADINNEIEEANNKLIEVAGGDAPLMIVKKELEEILGQSRQLNKNLISENLNKEINSLIKEFESFSKKNCSDKEYLEKLGEFIKEKKSSQSNEKFDSEFILKNLNFNQINFLVDEGLDKINRDAQKLIKSKGKFEEEFEKISQLINKIPTTDEIKPLIEKQKKLSTEEIELKTKINVLNSERQKSNGPVLKLSTELKQEYEKKSSQDLANLDTKRFIDYSIKVKDILSSFHVKALDYHIKRLEKLILDCFKTLHRKKHFIKSIKIDTINFDLFIKDQKNNEIDTEDLSAGERQLLAVAILWGLAKASNSAAPTIIDTPLGRLDSDHRLNLVEKYFPTASKQVILLSTDEEINKKYHKYMAPYLSRSYKIEYDEKLNGSKIEEGYFF from the coding sequence ATGATATTTGAAAATCTAGTTATAAATAATTTTGGAGTTTATTCTGGAAAGCAAAACTTTGATTTGTCTACCAAATCAAAAAAACCTGTTATTTTAATTGGAGCATTAAATGGGTCTGGTAAAACTACATTTCTTCAAGCTATAGATTTTGTTCTTTATGGTAAGTTTTCAAATTATTTCTATTCTCAAAAATTATCTTATGAAAATTTTTTAAATAAAAATGTAAATAAACAAAACTTTGAAGAAGGGGCTCAAATAGAATTAACCTTTAGTAGAAAGTATAAAGGTAAAAAGCAAAAGTTTAAATTATCCAGAAATTGGAAACAAATTGGTAAAAAGATGAAAGAAGAGTTTTTTGTTTTTATTGATGACCAATATGATGAAGATATCACTAAAGATTGGGATAACTTTGTAGATCAAATTTTACCATCTCGTGTAGCATCTTTATTTTTCTTTGATGGAGAGAAAATTGAACAATTGGCAGATCTCGATCAATCAAAACAAGTTTTAAAAAAAGCAATTAATTCTCTTTTAGGTTTAGAAATAGTAGATCAATTAAATTTAGATGTAGAAGAATTTCAAAGAAGATCAGCTTTAGAACTTAAAGATGAAAAAGAAAAAGTAAGAATTAACGAAATTGAAGAACAGATTTCAAAACATCAAAATGAAATAAAAGGTATTGATGAAAGAATAGTTAAAATTCAAGATCAGTTAACCAAAGTTCAATACGACATAAGACAAACAGATATCACCCTATCTCAAAAGGGAATAGCTTATTATGAGAAAGAAAAAGAATACAAAAAAGAACAGGCTGACATCAATAATGAAATTGAAGAGGCAAATAATAAGTTGATCGAAGTTGCCGGTGGAGATGCACCATTGATGATCGTTAAAAAAGAATTGGAAGAAATTTTAGGCCAAAGTAGACAACTCAATAAAAATTTAATTTCTGAAAATCTTAATAAAGAAATCAATAGTTTAATAAAAGAATTTGAAAGTTTTTCAAAAAAGAATTGTTCTGACAAAGAATACTTGGAGAAATTAGGAGAATTTATAAAAGAGAAAAAATCCAGTCAATCTAATGAAAAGTTTGATAGTGAATTTATTTTAAAAAATTTAAATTTTAATCAGATCAACTTTTTAGTAGATGAAGGGTTAGATAAAATTAACAGAGATGCTCAGAAACTAATTAAATCTAAAGGTAAATTTGAGGAAGAATTTGAGAAAATAAGCCAATTAATTAATAAGATTCCAACAACAGATGAGATCAAGCCACTTATAGAAAAGCAAAAAAAATTATCTACAGAGGAAATTGAACTAAAGACTAAAATAAACGTTTTAAATAGTGAGAGACAAAAATCTAATGGACCTGTTTTAAAACTTTCTACCGAACTAAAGCAAGAATACGAAAAGAAAAGTAGTCAAGATTTAGCAAACTTAGATACAAAACGATTTATAGATTATTCTATTAAAGTGAAAGATATATTAAGCTCATTTCACGTTAAAGCACTAGACTATCATATTAAGAGATTAGAAAAATTAATTTTGGATTGCTTTAAAACTCTTCATAGAAAAAAACATTTTATAAAATCTATTAAAATAGACACTATTAATTTTGATTTGTTTATTAAAGACCAAAAAAATAATGAGATTGATACAGAAGATTTATCTGCAGGTGAAAGACAGTTATTGGCAGTAGCAATATTATGGGGTCTTGCTAAAGCTTCTAATTCAGCTGCACCCACTATAATTGATACACCTTTAGGAAGATTAGATAGTGATCACAGATTAAACTTAGTTGAAAAATATTTTCCAACTGCTTCTAAGCAGGTGATCTTACTCTCAACAGATGAAGAGATTAATAAAAAATATCATAAATATATGGCTCCCTATTTATCAAGGTCATATAAAATTGAATATGATGAAAAACTAAATGGTAGTAAAATTGAGGAAGGATATTTTTTCTAA
- a CDS encoding putative sulfurtransferase DndC (PFAM: Phosphoadenosine phosphosulfate reductase family~TIGRFAM: putative sulfurtransferase DndC) has product MENKKKSYFNELGFKATIDKLVNHVAKLYLEDQNPWVVGYSGGKDSSACLQLMWRVLEKLKSENKTIKPLYVITTDTLVENPVVATWVKSSIDLLREKAKEKSLPIFPSLLTPNIEETFWVNLIGKGYPAPNTKFRWCTERMKIRPSDRYLRKLASDSGEAVLVIGTRKAESSNRLISITKLEKEATRENFQKHANLSNIVSFLPIKDWTNDDVWLYLLQDKSPWGINNKDLLSMYQGATDGGECPLVVDTSTPSCGDSRFGCWVCTLVREDKSMSAMVQNDSEKSWMEPLLQMRNELTVKDIEKRDFRRLKGNVQLMGAENDKAVPGPYLKSSREEWLRKLLQAQNKMRSNKQLPEDLKKLQLITQAELDQIRKIWFYDKLETDDVLPSICEEEAKGEYSFEPLEDSHVFDRDVLNILKETCGSDEMIFEIARSLLEVERKHFKSNRRTGLFDEFANIFKKSFYKDRTDAIEYAQEKKKIKDQSNKQLNLVNNS; this is encoded by the coding sequence ATGGAAAATAAAAAGAAATCTTATTTTAATGAACTAGGTTTTAAAGCAACCATAGATAAATTAGTTAATCATGTTGCAAAGCTTTATTTAGAGGACCAAAACCCTTGGGTGGTTGGTTATTCAGGTGGTAAGGATAGTAGTGCTTGCTTACAATTGATGTGGCGTGTTTTAGAAAAACTTAAATCTGAAAATAAAACAATTAAACCTTTATATGTTATTACAACAGATACTTTGGTTGAAAATCCAGTTGTTGCTACTTGGGTTAAGAGTTCTATTGATTTATTAAGAGAAAAAGCAAAAGAAAAGTCATTACCAATATTTCCATCATTGCTCACTCCAAATATCGAAGAAACTTTTTGGGTTAATTTAATTGGTAAGGGTTATCCAGCACCAAATACTAAATTTAGATGGTGCACAGAGAGAATGAAAATTAGACCAAGTGATCGATATTTAAGAAAGTTAGCATCAGATAGTGGTGAAGCAGTGCTTGTAATTGGTACTAGAAAAGCTGAAAGTTCTAATCGTTTGATTTCAATTACCAAATTAGAAAAAGAAGCCACAAGAGAAAACTTCCAAAAACATGCAAATTTATCAAATATTGTAAGCTTTTTACCTATCAAAGATTGGACTAATGATGATGTTTGGCTTTATCTTTTACAAGATAAATCTCCTTGGGGAATAAATAATAAAGATCTTTTATCTATGTATCAGGGTGCAACCGATGGAGGAGAATGTCCTTTAGTTGTTGATACATCAACACCTTCTTGTGGTGATAGTAGATTTGGTTGTTGGGTTTGTACATTAGTTAGAGAAGATAAAAGTATGTCAGCCATGGTTCAAAACGACAGTGAAAAATCATGGATGGAACCTCTATTGCAAATGCGAAATGAATTAACAGTAAAAGATATTGAGAAAAGAGATTTTAGAAGATTAAAAGGTAACGTCCAATTAATGGGTGCAGAAAATGATAAAGCTGTACCAGGTCCATATTTAAAATCGAGTAGAGAAGAGTGGCTTAGAAAGTTATTACAAGCTCAAAACAAAATGAGAAGCAACAAGCAGTTACCAGAAGATTTAAAAAAACTACAATTAATTACGCAAGCAGAATTAGACCAAATTAGAAAGATTTGGTTTTATGATAAATTAGAGACAGACGATGTATTGCCCTCTATTTGTGAAGAAGAAGCTAAAGGAGAATATAGTTTTGAACCATTAGAAGATAGTCATGTTTTTGATAGAGATGTCTTAAATATACTTAAGGAAACGTGTGGTTCGGATGAGATGATATTCGAGATAGCAAGGAGCCTATTAGAGGTTGAGAGAAAGCATTTTAAAAGTAATCGCCGAACAGGTTTGTTTGATGAATTTGCAAACATTTTTAAAAAGTCTTTCTACAAAGATAGAACAGATGCTATTGAATATGCTCAAGAGAAAAAGAAGATTAAAGACCAATCAAACAAACAATTAAATTTAGTTAACAACTCATGA
- a CDS encoding DNA sulfur modification protein DndB (TIGRFAM: DGQHR domain; DNA sulfur modification protein DndB), with protein MSLNVHKFAAIKGRQSGDDFYTVVCEMATIPRLFLFNEATIPTELRAQRHINKSRIPEIAKYIVDNPKNYIFSALTASIDGRINFKPLKINGRDSEVGELEISGDARLMINDGQHRRAAIEKALQDNPSLSNETIAVVFFKDKGLKKSQQMFSDLNRHAIRPATSIARLYDHRDPIAEVIRRVVYETEVFKGVVEMERSTIAERSSKLFPFSGIYSASKNLIDLEKNKKIEDQVKLVSAFWETVGQNMDQWKGVRLGNQSAAEVRRDYIHTHVIILQAIGVAGKDLINQFPSNWKTKLKNLHKVNWLKNDPEWHRRVIINGRVVKNTNSIILASNLIKKALGVRLNTKEKALESKIKKNGK; from the coding sequence ATGAGTTTAAATGTTCACAAGTTCGCTGCTATCAAAGGACGTCAGTCTGGAGATGATTTTTATACAGTTGTTTGTGAGATGGCAACTATTCCAAGATTATTTTTATTTAATGAAGCAACGATCCCAACAGAACTTCGTGCCCAAAGACATATCAATAAATCTCGAATACCAGAGATTGCAAAATATATAGTTGATAACCCAAAGAATTATATTTTCTCAGCTCTAACCGCATCAATAGATGGAAGGATAAATTTTAAACCTTTAAAGATTAATGGAAGAGATAGCGAAGTTGGTGAACTTGAAATTTCTGGTGATGCAAGATTAATGATCAATGATGGTCAACACAGAAGAGCTGCAATAGAAAAAGCATTACAGGATAACCCTTCTTTGTCTAATGAAACAATAGCGGTAGTTTTTTTCAAAGACAAAGGTCTTAAAAAATCACAGCAAATGTTCTCTGACTTAAATAGACATGCAATTAGACCAGCAACTTCTATTGCAAGATTATACGATCACAGAGACCCTATAGCAGAGGTTATAAGAAGAGTAGTTTATGAAACTGAAGTTTTTAAAGGTGTTGTTGAAATGGAAAGATCAACAATTGCTGAAAGATCCTCAAAATTATTTCCTTTTTCTGGAATTTACTCTGCTTCTAAAAATTTAATTGATTTAGAAAAAAATAAGAAAATAGAAGACCAGGTTAAACTGGTTTCTGCCTTTTGGGAAACTGTAGGACAAAATATGGATCAATGGAAAGGGGTTCGATTAGGCAATCAATCAGCCGCTGAGGTTAGAAGAGATTATATCCACACTCATGTAATTATTCTTCAAGCAATTGGGGTAGCGGGTAAAGATTTGATAAATCAATTCCCATCTAATTGGAAAACAAAATTAAAAAATTTACATAAAGTTAACTGGCTTAAAAATGATCCAGAATGGCATAGAAGAGTAATTATTAATGGCAGGGTCGTTAAAAATACTAACAGTATTATTTTAGCATCAAATTTAATCAAGAAAGCTTTGGGTGTTAGATTAAACACAAAAGAGAAAGCTTTAGAGAGCAAAATAAAGAAAAATGGAAAATAA
- a CDS encoding cysteine desulfurase DndA (PFAM: Aminotransferase class-V~TIGRFAM: cysteine desulfurase DndA) produces MSIYLDCNATSPCEPEVVKVMSQFLITDFGNEGSHTHIYGTQAKKAVQDARDNIVDLVDASRNEIVFTSGATESNNIAILGLKEYGIQNNKKHIITSAIEHKAVLEPIDELKKLGFEVDILNVDSSGRVNPEDVKKSLRDDTLIISIMGVNNETGICQPIKEISDIIKDHECYFHVDAAQLFGKDLETLKDKRIDLLSISGHKINGPKGIGALITRLRNFNKPPLKPLVFGGGQEAKLRPGTLPVHLIVGLGMAAKIAKKDFKKRQDKNKKIYDQVIKLMKNLNGKLNGDEKYLLGNCVNFSIPSVDAEAFMLTTKDLIAISNGSACTSSTYEPSHVIKAMNTDENVIKGAVRISWCHLTEDKIPIEEIQERLENII; encoded by the coding sequence ATGAGCATTTATTTAGACTGCAACGCAACATCACCATGCGAACCTGAGGTTGTAAAAGTAATGAGTCAATTTTTAATTACAGATTTTGGTAATGAAGGATCGCATACACATATCTACGGAACTCAGGCAAAGAAAGCTGTGCAAGATGCAAGGGATAACATTGTTGATTTAGTTGATGCCTCAAGAAATGAAATAGTTTTTACAAGTGGTGCAACTGAAAGTAATAATATTGCAATTTTAGGTCTTAAAGAATACGGAATTCAAAACAATAAAAAACACATCATTACTTCAGCTATAGAACATAAAGCAGTTTTAGAACCCATTGATGAACTTAAAAAATTAGGTTTTGAAGTAGATATTTTAAATGTTGATAGTTCTGGGAGAGTAAATCCTGAAGATGTTAAAAAAAGTTTAAGGGATGACACTTTAATAATCAGTATTATGGGGGTAAATAATGAAACAGGTATTTGTCAGCCCATTAAAGAAATAAGTGACATAATCAAAGACCATGAATGCTATTTTCATGTAGATGCTGCCCAACTTTTTGGGAAAGATTTGGAGACATTAAAAGATAAGAGAATAGATTTATTAAGCATTAGCGGACATAAGATTAATGGGCCGAAAGGAATAGGTGCATTAATAACTCGTCTTAGAAACTTTAATAAACCTCCATTAAAACCTTTAGTATTTGGTGGTGGACAAGAGGCAAAATTGAGACCTGGTACATTACCTGTCCATTTAATAGTTGGTCTTGGAATGGCAGCTAAAATAGCAAAAAAAGATTTTAAAAAAAGACAGGATAAAAATAAGAAAATTTATGATCAAGTAATAAAATTGATGAAAAATTTAAATGGTAAATTAAACGGCGATGAAAAATATTTACTTGGAAATTGTGTAAATTTTTCTATCCCAAGTGTAGATGCTGAAGCATTCATGTTAACTACAAAAGATTTAATTGCAATTAGTAATGGGAGTGCCTGTACTTCTTCAACTTACGAACCTTCACATGTAATAAAAGCAATGAATACAGATGAAAATGTAATTAAAGGTGCGGTAAGAATTTCATGGTGTCATTTAACAGAAGATAAAATTCCTATTGAAGAAATTCAGGAAAGATTGGAAAATATTATTTAA
- a CDS encoding DNA recombination-mediator protein A (PFAM: DNA recombination-mediator protein A~TIGRFAM: DNA protecting protein DprA): protein MKIDEDYTWYKLLSTKGIGPKTIHKIYNNFKKQKEKSIKFDENFIEKNLDNQKHFLNWKDIKDELCFREYENVLKKNINILTLESKKYPKTLLDNLGNDSPPIIFYGGKVELFNSEGIAIVGSRNVCENGIKYTKNISKELSNEGFNIISGYAKGVDSLSHLSSLENDGTTTFVLSHGITKFKKKKEFQDKKWTGHILAVSEFLPKDDWSASRAMIRNKTIIGLSKAVVVIQSGPEKDDKGNMSGTFNSGQLAIKYKIPLFVVNPLIVEEAKGNQDLIKMGGIEIDNENAINIIKKELSKPKLKNDDNQKGFEFN from the coding sequence ATGAAAATAGATGAAGATTATACTTGGTATAAATTGTTAAGCACAAAAGGTATTGGGCCTAAAACAATACATAAAATTTATAATAATTTTAAAAAGCAAAAAGAAAAATCAATAAAATTTGATGAAAATTTTATTGAAAAAAATCTAGATAATCAAAAACATTTTCTAAATTGGAAGGATATTAAGGATGAACTTTGTTTTCGAGAGTATGAGAATGTTCTAAAAAAGAATATAAATATTTTAACTCTTGAATCAAAAAAATATCCCAAGACACTTTTAGATAATTTAGGTAATGACTCACCGCCAATTATATTTTATGGGGGTAAAGTTGAATTATTTAATAGTGAAGGTATTGCAATTGTGGGATCAAGAAATGTTTGTGAAAACGGGATTAAATATACTAAAAATATTAGCAAGGAATTATCTAATGAAGGATTCAATATTATTTCTGGCTATGCCAAAGGAGTAGATAGTCTCTCCCATCTATCATCGCTTGAAAATGATGGCACTACAACATTTGTATTAAGTCATGGAATTACTAAATTTAAAAAAAAAAAAGAGTTTCAAGATAAAAAATGGACAGGACACATACTTGCAGTTTCAGAATTTTTACCGAAAGATGACTGGTCTGCTTCAAGAGCAATGATAAGAAATAAAACCATAATTGGTTTATCCAAAGCAGTTGTAGTAATTCAATCAGGGCCAGAAAAAGATGATAAAGGAAATATGAGTGGAACCTTTAATTCAGGACAGTTAGCCATAAAATATAAAATTCCTTTATTTGTTGTGAATCCATTGATTGTAGAGGAAGCTAAAGGTAATCAGGATTTGATAAAAATGGGTGGTATTGAGATTGATAATGAAAATGCAATTAATATTATTAAAAAAGAATTAAGTAAACCAAAGTTAAAAAATGATGATAATCAAAAAGGATTTGAATTTAATTAA
- a CDS encoding phosphoribosyl transferase family protein (PFAM: Phosphoribosyl transferase domain), with protein MKNSITGKILTGNWKGGWALDKHMAIFPKRTEIGEMLYQLKYNKDKSRIEPLANKAYEFMKTRYVTKWLFCIVPVPPSDTNRAFQPVIEIAKLLGKKLNIPVNYDCLQKIKTTEFMKDNDISAKEKEEKLKGVFKINNKILKNKKILLFDDVCQTGSTLKEITRVLYNEGDVQDVFTLTITKTTTKKDSI; from the coding sequence ATGAAAAATAGCATTACCGGAAAAATTTTAACTGGAAACTGGAAAGGAGGATGGGCATTAGATAAACATATGGCTATATTTCCAAAAAGAACTGAAATTGGTGAGATGCTTTATCAATTAAAGTACAATAAAGATAAAAGCAGAATTGAACCTTTAGCAAATAAAGCTTATGAGTTCATGAAAACTAGATATGTCACTAAATGGTTGTTTTGCATAGTGCCAGTACCACCTTCAGACACCAATAGAGCTTTTCAGCCTGTAATAGAAATTGCAAAATTGTTGGGAAAGAAATTAAATATTCCCGTTAATTATGATTGTCTACAAAAAATTAAAACCACTGAGTTTATGAAAGATAATGATATTTCCGCCAAAGAAAAAGAGGAGAAATTAAAAGGAGTTTTTAAAATAAATAACAAAATTCTAAAAAATAAAAAAATATTATTATTTGATGATGTTTGTCAAACAGGCTCCACTTTAAAAGAGATAACGAGAGTTTTATACAATGAAGGTGATGTACAAGATGTATTCACATTAACAATTACAAAAACCACTACAAAAAAAGACTCGATATGA